The sequence CCCTATCCTTAGAGGGGAGACTGGGTAGCCTAACACTTATCGCCTATAAGGCTTAATATGAAAGTTCATTTGCGCTATTTCTGTATAAGCTTACACCTTCGGTTGATGTGTAGTTGTAGAGGCAGAAAGGAATGAGCTTCCCCTCTGGCGTTAGTTCGTGAATGCAGCATCGCTCAAGCCTGTGTACATCAGCGTTCCAAACATCCATCATAGCGTGTGAGCTCAAAGCGAAAAACCGGGCATTTGGTTCTGGTGTTGGGATGCAGCAAACATCTGGTGTGGAGCTGCAGCCGCAAAGGTCATTAAGTGTTTTCCTTAACTCTTTTAGCGCTGTTGTCATCTGAGCGGAATCGGTAAAAGATCTATAATATTCTTGTATATCTTGTTTGTCTATGAGTCTGCTTAGCGGCAAAACGCTTTTCTTACCGACTGTTAAATATGCCATTATTTGGCATCGTGGATCGGCGCAGGGAATGGGTAGGAAATCATCGGTTTTAATCACCCCACCACTCTGCTCCTCGATCAAGTGAGCTACATCATAGTTAGTTATTCGTTTCAATGGGTTTAACTGGGTTTTTGGATACCGTCCTTGCATAGCAAATGGTTGAAAGTTAACCCCGTTTACTCCCATCTTAAGTCCGTAGCGCACAATCTCCCAAAGTTGATGATCATTAACTCCCTTTACAGCAGTTACGGCCAAAACCACATTTAACCCGGCTTTCTTGGCGTTATATATCGCC comes from Nitrososphaerota archaeon and encodes:
- a CDS encoding radical SAM protein, which encodes MEPLPAKLVTNGSSVYVDKVCAVHGRFLALISSEAERYLASSKLVHKTTPYASPATEVRKGCPLDCGLCPEHKQHTCLAIFEITGNCNLCCPTCLASSQAKGGFMVKMDEFKDALISLLAHEGRATPLQLSGGEPTIHPDLVSFIAEARRLSFKYVEVNTNGIALAKRPELAKIYAEAGLNGIYLQFDGVTDDVYRRLRGADLFRIKEEAIYNAKKAGLNVVLAVTAVKGVNDHQLWEIVRYGLKMGVNGVNFQPFAMQGRYPKTQLNPLKRITNYDVAHLIEEQSGGVIKTDDFLPIPCADPRCQIMAYLTVGKKSVLPLSRLIDKQDIQEYYRSFTDSAQMTTALKELRKTLNDLCGCSSTPDVCCIPTPEPNARFFALSSHAMMDVWNADVHRLERCCIHELTPEGKLIPFCLYNYTSTEGVSLYRNSANELSY